In Penicillium oxalicum strain HP7-1 chromosome I, whole genome shotgun sequence, a single window of DNA contains:
- a CDS encoding putative GTP-binding protein EngB, translated as MRIRAAHPLKVIRSVGRPVTIETPTAATQLAPQTPPPSPSLSNPNKRALEELTPSDLCYYWDTQPPTASQLAFANKIFIPSRHSPTKLWSASKFRTTPLSSVEPEVAFLGRSNVGKSSLLNAIMGQEICWTSSKPGRTREMNAFGIGGTKGGEHKVVLLDMPGYGKASRAEWGMEIMKYLQGRKQLRRAFILIDSEHGIKQNDADILGLFRRYAIPHQVVLSKVDKILAKGKKQMKTGASAIGIQRLQDVLRTLRPLVQPDPSASDGPGALGEILTCSADTPVGPGRVLGVDAVRWAILSAAGIDGSLEGAVPTSDKHT; from the exons ATGAGGATACGAGCTGCTCATCCTTTGAAAGTGATCAGGTCTGTGGGTCGACCTGTGACAATCGAAACACCCACGGCAGCTACGCAGTTAGCACCACAAACACCACCCCCATCACCAAGCCTCTCGAACCCCAACAAGCGCGCCCTCGAAGAACTCACCCCATCCGATCTGTGTTACTACTGGGATACCCAACCCCCGACAGCTTCCCAACTCGCATTCGCGAACAAGATATTCATACCTTCACGCCACTCACCGACAAAACTATGGTCGGCCAGCAAGTTCCGTACCACGCCGCTCTCTTCCGTCGAGCCCGAAGTCGCATTCCTCGGCCGCTCCAACGTCGGTAAAAGCTCCCTTCTCAATGCGATCATGGGTCAAGAAATATGCTGGACATCTTCCAAACCCGGTCGTACGCGTGAGATGAACGCTTTTGGGATCGGAGGTACCAAAGGTGGTGAGCATAAAGTTGTCTTACTGGACATGCCTGGCTATGGCAAGGCCAGTCGTGCGGAGTGGGGGATGGAAATCATGAAATATCTTCAGGGGCGAAAACA ACTCCGTCGAGCCTTTATCCTCATTGACAGCGAACACGGCATCAAACAAAATGATGCGGACATATTGGGCCTCTTCAGGCGATATGCAATTCCACACCAAGTGGTGCTTTCGAAGGTGGATAAGATCCTCGCTAAAGGGAAGAAGCAAATGAAGACGGGTGCCTCTGCAATAGGAATCCAGCGACTGCAGGATGTCCTTCGTACCTTAAGACCCCTCGTGCAGCCAGATCCGAGTGCATCGGATGGACCGGGTGCACTGGGAGAGATCTTGACGTGTAGCGCAGACACGCCGGTTGGACCTGGTCGGGTCCTCGGGGTTGACGCAGTCCGCTGGGCCATTCTCTCAGCAGCAGGCATTGATGGAAGCTTGGAGGGCGCTGTGCCCACGTCCGACAAGCACACATGA
- a CDS encoding AP-3 complex subunit sigma, whose amino-acid sequence MINAVLVFNNNGQPRLTKFYTTLDTQTQQSLIAQIYHLVAQPPSSACNFLPLPPLLSQGAASTTGPSDAPTQITYRTYATLSFIMISTSTESPLALIDLIQVFVEALDRMFENVCELDLIFGYETMHAVLSEMIVGGWLWRQIYERIVAGVRSQEGTAGKKKAIQAASSSLGRGGLPGLGAWR is encoded by the exons ATGATCAACGCAGTTCTTGTCTTCAACAATAATGGCCAGCCCCGTCTGACCAAGTTCTACACCACCCTG GATACACAAACACAGCAATCTCTCATCGCGCAAATATACCACCTGGTCGCTCAGCCCCCATCAAGTGCCTGCAacttcctccctctccccccgcTTCTGTCGCAAGGCGCAGCCAGCACAACCGGGCCCTCCGATGCGCCAACCCAAATCACATACCGAACCTACGCCACACTTTCCTTTATCATGATTTCGACCTCCACTGAATCTCCACTCGccttgattgatttgatacAAGTCTTTGTTGAAGCGTTAGATCGTATGTTCGAGAACGTTTGCGAGCTCGATCTCATCTTTGGGTATGAGACAATGCATGCGGTGCTGAGTGAAATGATCGTGGGTGGGTGGTTGTGGAGACAAATATATGAACGGATCGTTGCCGGCGTACGGAGTCAGGAAGGCACCgctggaaagaagaaggccatcCAAGCTGCGAGTTCCAGTCTGGGGCGTGGAGGTTTGCCAGGGTTGGGAGCCTGGCGATGA